The following are encoded in a window of Corynebacterium argentoratense DSM 44202 genomic DNA:
- the secG gene encoding preprotein translocase subunit SecG: MALTLQIILVVSSLAMTMFVLLHKGKGGGLSSLFGGGVQSNLSGSTVVEKNLDRMTIIMAIIWIACIIGLNLLQAYA; encoded by the coding sequence ATGGCACTGACTCTTCAGATCATCCTCGTCGTGTCTAGCCTCGCTATGACCATGTTCGTCCTTCTTCACAAGGGCAAAGGCGGCGGCCTGTCTAGCCTCTTCGGCGGCGGTGTCCAGTCCAACCTCTCGGGTTCAACTGTGGTTGAGAAAAACCTTGACCGCATGACGATTATCATGGCGATCATCTGGATTGCCTGCATCATCGGCCTGAATCTTCTCCAAGCATACGCCTAA
- the tpiA gene encoding triose-phosphate isomerase: MARKPLIAGNWKMNLNHLEAIATVQKLAFALPKEYYEAVDVAVTVPFTDIRSVQTLVEGDKLQVTYGAQDVSQHASGAYTGEVSAEMLAKLGCTWVVVGHSERREYHGETDAVVAAKAKAALGQEIHPIVCVGEPLEIREAGTHVDYVVSQLKASLEGLSAEDLSNTVIAYEPVWAIGTGKVASAADAQEVCHAIRVAIEELAGADVAAGIRILYGGSVKADSVAEIVGQPDVDGGLVGGASLDGEAFAKLAANAAR, from the coding sequence ATGGCTCGTAAGCCACTCATCGCCGGCAACTGGAAGATGAATCTCAACCACCTCGAGGCCATCGCGACCGTGCAAAAGCTCGCTTTTGCACTTCCGAAGGAATACTACGAGGCAGTTGACGTCGCAGTGACCGTGCCTTTCACCGATATCCGCTCCGTACAGACCCTCGTCGAAGGCGACAAGCTTCAGGTCACCTATGGTGCACAGGATGTGTCCCAGCATGCCTCCGGTGCCTACACAGGCGAAGTGTCCGCCGAAATGCTGGCTAAACTCGGATGCACTTGGGTTGTGGTTGGGCACTCCGAGCGTCGTGAATACCACGGCGAAACCGACGCGGTCGTTGCTGCCAAGGCCAAGGCCGCACTCGGCCAAGAGATCCACCCCATCGTCTGCGTTGGTGAACCCCTGGAAATCCGCGAAGCTGGCACCCACGTCGACTACGTCGTCAGCCAGCTGAAGGCATCGCTAGAGGGCCTCAGCGCCGAGGATTTGTCCAACACTGTCATCGCCTACGAACCCGTTTGGGCGATTGGTACAGGCAAGGTTGCCTCTGCAGCTGACGCCCAGGAAGTTTGCCACGCCATCCGCGTAGCTATTGAGGAGCTCGCCGGAGCAGATGTCGCAGCCGGCATCCGCATCCTCTACGGCGGCTCCGTCAAGGCTGACTCTGTCGCAGAAATCGTTGGACAGCCCGACGTCGACGGTGGGTTGGTTGGTGGCGCTTCGCTTGATGGCGAGGCCTTCGCCAAGCTGGCAGCCAACGCCGCTCGATAG